One window of Paenibacillus sp. FSL K6-3182 genomic DNA carries:
- a CDS encoding glycosyltransferase: protein MIRFEEKPQPKLLILYASYGEGHLQVARAIKSAWEEHGNYRTVMVDLMAESHPWINEFAKRFYLKSYTHMPSLYGWVYDFTRLMKHDSLFGGLLHSFGTEKIRRILAVEQPDIVVHTFPSFALPKLKKRKSVHPPSYAVITDFDLHRRWVHPSVDRYYVATEDLRLELSSLGIPERAIQVSGIPLKRGFCATVASSELYDRYKLNPNQPIVLIMAGAQGVLPDVSQICSSLLQNAEVQVALVCGHNLFMKNIIEQQFQAHEGASRLQVYGFIESIHELMAISNCLITKPGGVTLSEAIAAELPIFIYKPVPGQEKQNALYLKSKGAAVVAYEVNELTEQILKLVHDPLRLTNSRQSTKQLQASQTAADSIVLDILSNLRIMEKAITL, encoded by the coding sequence ATGATACGTTTCGAGGAAAAACCGCAGCCGAAATTGTTAATTTTGTACGCTTCATATGGAGAAGGCCATCTTCAGGTTGCTCGCGCGATTAAGAGCGCTTGGGAGGAGCACGGCAATTATCGCACGGTAATGGTCGATCTCATGGCGGAATCTCACCCTTGGATAAATGAGTTTGCCAAGCGCTTTTACTTAAAGAGCTATACGCATATGCCCTCGCTATATGGCTGGGTGTATGATTTCACAAGGCTAATGAAGCATGATTCATTATTTGGCGGGCTTCTTCATTCCTTTGGTACAGAAAAAATTAGGCGTATTCTTGCAGTCGAGCAGCCGGATATCGTCGTGCATACTTTCCCCAGCTTTGCTCTGCCGAAGCTTAAGAAACGTAAAAGCGTTCATCCTCCCTCCTATGCTGTCATTACCGATTTTGATCTTCACAGGCGCTGGGTTCATCCAAGCGTCGACCGCTATTATGTCGCTACTGAGGATCTCCGATTAGAGCTTTCATCGCTGGGAATACCGGAGAGGGCAATTCAAGTGAGCGGCATTCCGCTCAAACGCGGATTCTGTGCAACAGTCGCCTCAAGCGAGCTCTACGATAGATATAAACTAAATCCTAATCAACCTATCGTCCTAATCATGGCGGGAGCGCAGGGCGTTTTGCCTGATGTATCGCAAATTTGCAGCAGCTTGCTGCAAAACGCTGAGGTTCAGGTCGCGCTCGTATGTGGACATAATCTGTTTATGAAAAATATTATTGAGCAACAATTTCAAGCACATGAAGGAGCTTCTCGCCTGCAGGTGTACGGGTTTATTGAGTCTATTCACGAGCTTATGGCTATATCTAATTGCCTCATCACTAAGCCAGGCGGCGTTACATTATCAGAAGCGATCGCTGCCGAGCTGCCCATATTCATCTACAAGCCAGTTCCTGGACAAGAAAAACAAAATGCATTGTATCTTAAGTCCAAAGGCGCAGCTGTCGTTGCCTATGAGGTGAATGAGCTGACGGAACAAATTTTGAAACTCGTTCATGATCCATTACGTCTTACTAATAGCAGACAATCCACTAAACAGCTTCAAGCCTCACAAACCGCAGCCGACAGCATCGTTTTGGATATTTTATCCAACTTGCGTATAATGGAGAAAGCAATCACTTTATAA
- a CDS encoding aldo/keto reductase: MQYTKLGRSGLRVSRLCLGTMNFGVDTDEKESFRILDAALDAGINFIDTANIYGWGENAGRTEEIIGKWFKQGDGRRERTVLATKVYGDMHDNHDGPNREAGLSAYKIRRHLEGSLKRLQTDHIELYQMHHVDRSANWNELWGAFETAVNQGKVGYIGSSNFAGWDIAVAQGEAKARGSIGLVSEQHKYNLLCRLPELEVLPASKELGLGVIPWSPLDGGLLAGNHRRKDGGRRSGDSKRLEQHRDQLDAYAAFCDELGEPEDLVSLAWLLANPAVTAPIIGVRTLDQFERSLRAVEISLDESALKRIDGIFPGPGGDAPRAYAW, from the coding sequence GTGCAATACACGAAACTAGGAAGATCTGGACTTCGAGTCAGCCGTTTATGTCTGGGCACAATGAATTTTGGCGTGGACACAGACGAGAAGGAATCATTTCGTATATTAGACGCAGCTCTAGATGCAGGCATTAATTTTATCGATACCGCTAACATTTACGGTTGGGGCGAGAACGCAGGCCGTACAGAAGAAATAATTGGAAAATGGTTCAAGCAGGGCGACGGACGCCGTGAACGTACGGTGCTGGCTACAAAAGTATACGGCGACATGCATGATAATCATGACGGTCCGAACCGTGAAGCGGGACTATCCGCATATAAAATTCGCAGACATTTGGAAGGTTCGCTTAAGCGTCTTCAAACGGATCATATCGAGCTGTACCAAATGCATCATGTGGATCGCAGTGCAAATTGGAATGAGCTTTGGGGAGCATTCGAAACAGCAGTAAACCAAGGCAAGGTTGGCTACATAGGCTCAAGTAATTTTGCCGGCTGGGATATTGCAGTTGCGCAAGGCGAAGCGAAGGCAAGAGGATCGATCGGTCTTGTATCTGAGCAGCACAAATATAATTTGTTATGCCGTTTGCCGGAACTGGAAGTCTTGCCAGCTTCGAAGGAATTAGGACTTGGCGTTATTCCGTGGAGTCCGCTTGACGGCGGCTTGCTTGCAGGCAATCATCGTCGTAAAGACGGAGGCCGCCGCAGCGGAGATTCGAAACGATTGGAGCAGCATCGTGATCAATTAGATGCCTATGCTGCATTTTGTGACGAGCTTGGCGAGCCTGAGGATCTGGTTTCACTCGCATGGCTGCTTGCGAATCCGGCAGTAACGGCTCCGATTATCGGTGTCCGCACGCTGGATCAATTCGAGCGCTCGCTTCGCGCAGTTGAAATCTCTTTAGATGAATCTGCACTAAAACGTATTGATGGAATATTCCCTGGTCCTGGCGGAGATGCACCGCGCGCCTACGCCTGGTAA
- the ilvA gene encoding threonine ammonia-lyase IlvA → MNTNPIPLHRIGLEEIVQAQMHLKDIITRTPLQHNRVLSERFGCHVLLKREDMQIVRSFKIRGAYHMMRSLSPETLAKGVVCASAGNHAQGVAYSCQTLGIPGKIYMPSTTPRQKVTQVNFFGGSQVEVILTGDTFDDAYAEAVAESNRNGLAFVHPFDDPKIIAGNGTVGQELMEAADTVPDFVFVTVGGGGLAAGVSSYVKIVSPTTKVIGVEPEGAQSLRASLDAGEVVTLDQIEKFVDGAAVKRIGDLSFELCRDLLDDVISVPEGKVCTTMLDLYNENAIVAEPAGALPIAALEAYRDQIQGKTVVCVVSGGNNDVDRMQEIKERSLIYEGYKHYFMVSFPQRAGALREFLDSVLGPNDDITRFEYTKKSNKDNGPALVGIELTHREDYDPLVARMSKKGFQFLELNKDPVLFNLLI, encoded by the coding sequence ATGAACACAAATCCTATACCGCTGCATCGTATTGGGCTTGAAGAAATCGTTCAAGCTCAAATGCACTTAAAGGATATCATTACACGAACACCACTTCAACATAACCGTGTGCTGTCCGAGCGGTTTGGATGTCATGTTCTTCTAAAACGAGAGGACATGCAAATCGTTCGTTCCTTCAAAATACGCGGAGCGTACCATATGATGCGTTCTCTGTCACCAGAAACGCTCGCTAAAGGGGTGGTTTGCGCCAGCGCCGGCAACCATGCGCAAGGCGTAGCCTACTCGTGCCAAACACTTGGCATCCCCGGCAAAATATACATGCCCAGCACAACTCCTCGCCAGAAGGTGACGCAGGTTAACTTTTTTGGCGGATCGCAAGTAGAAGTCATCCTTACAGGAGACACCTTTGACGATGCTTATGCCGAAGCAGTCGCAGAGAGCAATCGCAATGGCCTGGCCTTCGTACACCCCTTTGACGATCCCAAAATCATCGCAGGAAACGGAACGGTAGGACAAGAATTAATGGAAGCCGCGGATACCGTACCTGACTTCGTATTCGTGACCGTCGGCGGTGGCGGGCTTGCAGCCGGCGTCTCATCTTATGTAAAAATCGTCTCACCGACAACAAAGGTAATTGGCGTGGAGCCGGAAGGCGCGCAATCACTAAGAGCATCGCTTGATGCAGGTGAAGTCGTTACCCTTGATCAAATTGAGAAATTCGTCGATGGCGCAGCTGTTAAACGTATCGGTGATTTATCATTTGAGCTATGCAGAGACCTGCTTGACGATGTTATTTCCGTGCCTGAAGGAAAAGTGTGTACGACGATGCTCGATTTGTATAATGAGAATGCCATCGTAGCCGAGCCGGCTGGCGCACTGCCCATCGCTGCGCTAGAAGCATATCGCGATCAAATTCAAGGCAAGACGGTCGTCTGTGTCGTTAGCGGCGGCAATAATGATGTCGATCGGATGCAGGAAATCAAAGAACGTTCTCTCATCTATGAGGGCTACAAGCATTACTTTATGGTCAGCTTCCCGCAGCGCGCAGGAGCGCTACGTGAATTTCTCGACAGCGTGCTTGGTCCTAATGATGATATTACACGATTCGAGTACACCAAAAAATCAAACAAAGACAACGGACCCGCACTCGTCGGCATCGAGCTTACGCACCGTGAGGATTACGATCCGCTCGTTGCTCGCATGAGCAAGAAGGGCTTTCAATTTCTTGAGCTGAACAAGGACCCTGTTTTGTTTAACTTGTTGATTTGA
- a CDS encoding exosporium glycoprotein BclB-related protein, whose translation MAGPTGATGPAGSSAIGVSILGGIIDLTGAAGTLLNFAFPVPRNGTITSLAAYFSTTVALSLVDSTVTITAQLYQSTTPNNSFTAVPGAVVTLAPPLTGVLALGTISSGITPGLSIPVTAGTRLLLVFSATATGVSLVNVVAGYASAGLGIS comes from the coding sequence ATAGCTGGTCCTACAGGTGCAACAGGGCCTGCAGGTTCCTCCGCTATAGGCGTTAGTATTCTTGGTGGAATAATCGACCTCACAGGCGCTGCAGGAACACTTCTCAACTTTGCTTTCCCTGTGCCGCGCAATGGTACGATCACTTCTCTTGCAGCTTACTTCAGTACAACAGTAGCGCTTTCACTTGTCGACTCTACAGTAACTATTACTGCCCAGCTTTACCAGTCAACGACACCAAACAATTCGTTTACTGCAGTTCCAGGCGCTGTTGTAACATTAGCTCCTCCACTTACCGGTGTTCTGGCTCTAGGTACTATTAGCAGCGGCATTACTCCAGGTTTATCTATTCCTGTTACTGCTGGAACACGCCTTCTTCTTGTCTTCTCTGCTACAGCTACTGGTGTATCACTTGTCAATGTTGTAGCTGGCTATGCTAGCGCTGGATTAGGCATCTCTTAA
- a CDS encoding flavodoxin, which translates to MPKILVVYASMTGNTEEMAEAIVEGAKEAGAEVVSKEAFDATADELNHYDAIIIGAYTWGNGELPDEFLDFFEEMDGLDLSGKKAAVFGSGDTSYPIYCGAVDTIEAKLKELGAEIVGECIKFEYNASEEEKEQGRRLGRQIAGLVAVAG; encoded by the coding sequence ATGCCCAAAATACTTGTGGTGTATGCTAGCATGACCGGAAATACAGAAGAAATGGCCGAGGCGATAGTAGAAGGAGCTAAGGAAGCGGGTGCCGAGGTTGTTTCTAAAGAGGCCTTCGATGCCACTGCGGATGAGCTGAATCATTATGACGCGATTATTATAGGCGCGTACACATGGGGAAACGGTGAGCTGCCGGATGAATTTCTCGATTTCTTCGAAGAAATGGATGGACTTGATCTTAGCGGCAAGAAAGCAGCCGTATTTGGCTCAGGTGATACTTCATACCCAATCTATTGCGGCGCTGTAGATACAATTGAAGCGAAGCTGAAGGAGCTCGGCGCAGAAATTGTGGGCGAGTGCATTAAATTTGAATATAACGCGTCAGAAGAAGAGAAAGAGCAAGGAAGAAGATTAGGACGCCAAATTGCGGGTCTTGTAGCGGTAGCCGGATAG
- a CDS encoding AraC family transcriptional regulator — protein sequence MSEELLLTFRSPPLPFFIESNRLVYRAGEEHPNRTNLGVFDLLYVNKGALHVAEDNRRWTLGPGDVLILRPDRWHYSTRPCEEETVFDWIHFQTVGAWEETVGNQSGSLRGDYYTYAIRLPKQMKLTYTDEASLIFSQLHEASKGSSHGAFWDRQQRFLHLLQMLDEGWRSDAAKAAVSVAERAAAYLKLNYRSPISNTMLSDVLQLHTNYITRCMSEVFDCTPQQYLLYYRLDQAKLLLIKTDWTIAKVAEETGFRQTPHFSRLFASHTGMPPLKFRKRFTM from the coding sequence TTGTCAGAGGAGCTATTACTAACGTTTCGTTCACCACCATTGCCATTTTTCATAGAATCCAACCGTTTGGTTTATCGTGCGGGCGAGGAGCATCCGAATCGGACGAACCTCGGCGTATTTGATTTGTTGTATGTGAACAAGGGTGCACTGCATGTAGCAGAGGATAATCGCAGATGGACGCTCGGTCCTGGAGATGTGCTTATTTTAAGGCCGGACCGCTGGCATTATTCTACACGTCCATGCGAGGAAGAGACTGTGTTTGATTGGATTCATTTTCAAACAGTAGGCGCTTGGGAGGAGACGGTAGGCAATCAAAGTGGATCGCTTAGAGGGGATTACTACACTTATGCCATTCGTCTGCCTAAACAAATGAAGCTTACCTACACGGATGAAGCGAGTCTTATTTTCTCGCAATTGCATGAGGCTTCCAAAGGCTCGTCACATGGCGCGTTCTGGGATCGGCAGCAGCGGTTTCTGCATTTGCTTCAAATGCTGGACGAAGGCTGGCGCTCGGATGCAGCTAAAGCTGCCGTATCGGTAGCAGAGCGTGCGGCTGCGTACTTAAAGCTGAATTATCGTTCACCAATCAGCAACACGATGCTGAGTGATGTGCTTCAATTACATACGAATTATATTACTCGCTGCATGAGTGAGGTTTTTGATTGTACGCCGCAGCAATATTTGCTTTATTATAGACTCGATCAAGCAAAGCTGCTGCTTATTAAGACAGATTGGACGATTGCAAAAGTAGCAGAGGAAACGGGATTCCGGCAGACGCCGCATTTCTCAAGGCTGTTTGCATCCCATACGGGAATGCCCCCTCTTAAATTCCGAAAAAGATTTACGATGTAG
- a CDS encoding SOS response-associated peptidase, which translates to MIERFSLTADIGDIVDMFQVGKVIRGHTNRFNAAPTQMVSIVMNDRFDQRTMEESRWGLFPFWAKDAVNADHMTLSEKPFLERMLRRQRCVLPCSGFFGQKQFGKERDPRAMHIVVPSQQLFGIAGIYDCWKNVSGKEVRAFTMITAASSGAMSVWQPRVPVILDEEGMEDWLNPRITEFSGLRKHLEAMDTYLMRAYPVTNAVHDDLYESPDCIREIRPDFA; encoded by the coding sequence ATGATTGAACGGTTTTCGTTAACAGCTGATATTGGCGATATAGTGGATATGTTTCAGGTAGGAAAAGTAATTCGGGGGCACACAAACCGATTTAATGCAGCTCCGACTCAGATGGTTTCGATTGTCATGAATGATCGATTTGATCAGCGGACGATGGAGGAATCGAGATGGGGGCTGTTTCCTTTTTGGGCAAAGGATGCGGTTAATGCAGATCATATGACGTTGTCCGAGAAGCCTTTCTTAGAAAGAATGCTTCGCAGACAAAGATGTGTGCTGCCATGCAGCGGCTTTTTTGGTCAGAAACAATTCGGCAAAGAGCGTGATCCGAGGGCGATGCACATCGTTGTTCCAAGCCAGCAGCTTTTTGGCATAGCGGGCATTTACGACTGCTGGAAAAACGTGAGCGGCAAAGAAGTGCGCGCCTTCACTATGATTACCGCAGCTTCGTCAGGAGCGATGTCGGTGTGGCAGCCTCGAGTTCCGGTTATTTTGGACGAAGAGGGCATGGAAGATTGGCTCAATCCGCGTATTACCGAATTCAGTGGATTGCGGAAACATTTAGAGGCTATGGACACTTATCTCATGCGCGCCTACCCGGTAACGAATGCGGTGCATGATGATCTGTACGAATCGCCGGATTGCATCCGTGAAATCCGTCCTGATTTTGCTTAG
- a CDS encoding electron transfer flavoprotein subunit beta/FixA family protein, whose protein sequence is MPAIKPSTYARSSRTSIEALTKIAAVLHVYELSALNMPHSGQLQGGLFNSKTAYPSTDGQCQQISGTSEGASMLKIVVLLKQTFDTEEKIIVTPAGVDERDAKFVINPYDEYALEEAIRQREQLGGEVIVITCGAERSQEVLRTALAIGADEAIRLDSADLSDDSSAVAAALAAVIRPLAPDLLLAGLFAVDSGAGSVALQIAELLHLPHAASAVKVTILTAGELGSLPADGLLSSPTAGGAERYALVERDVEGDTETVSIPLPALITAQQGLNEPRYPSLPGIMKAKRKPLRTITAAELIASGELSLESVSPRTARTQLLPPPPRAAGKRLPGDPAEQAAALVSLLREEAKLL, encoded by the coding sequence ATGCCGGCTATAAAACCGAGCACCTACGCGCGCAGTAGTCGGACAAGTATTGAAGCGCTTACAAAAATAGCCGCGGTGCTCCATGTATATGAGCTTTCGGCCTTGAACATGCCGCACAGCGGGCAATTGCAGGGCGGTCTATTCAATTCCAAGACAGCATATCCTAGCACTGATGGACAGTGTCAACAAATTAGCGGTACAAGTGAGGGAGCTTCTATGCTGAAAATAGTTGTGCTTCTCAAGCAAACGTTCGATACCGAGGAAAAAATCATTGTAACACCCGCTGGCGTTGACGAAAGAGACGCCAAATTTGTAATCAATCCCTACGATGAATACGCACTCGAGGAAGCCATTCGCCAGCGTGAGCAGCTCGGCGGCGAGGTCATCGTGATCACCTGCGGTGCCGAGCGCTCGCAAGAGGTGCTCCGAACCGCTCTGGCTATCGGAGCAGATGAAGCTATTCGGCTTGATAGCGCAGATTTGTCCGATGACAGCTCAGCCGTCGCTGCTGCTCTTGCTGCCGTAATTAGGCCGCTCGCCCCTGATTTGCTGCTAGCCGGCTTGTTTGCAGTAGACAGCGGCGCTGGCAGCGTTGCTTTGCAAATTGCCGAGCTGCTTCACCTGCCTCATGCAGCTTCAGCTGTGAAGGTCACCATCTTAACTGCTGGGGAGCTTGGCTCCCTGCCTGCCGATGGTCTTCTCAGCTCACCTACTGCTGGGGGCGCTGAGCGTTACGCATTAGTTGAGCGCGATGTTGAAGGAGATACCGAAACGGTATCGATTCCACTCCCTGCGCTCATTACCGCTCAGCAAGGACTAAACGAGCCGCGTTATCCGTCGCTGCCAGGCATTATGAAAGCGAAGCGCAAGCCGCTTCGCACAATAACGGCTGCTGAGCTGATCGCCAGTGGCGAGCTTTCACTTGAAAGCGTATCGCCTCGCACGGCACGTACGCAGCTGCTCCCGCCGCCTCCGCGCGCAGCGGGCAAACGGCTCCCCGGCGACCCGGCCGAGCAAGCCGCAGCTCTTGTGTCTCTGCTGCGAGAGGAAGCGAAACTTCTTTGA
- a CDS encoding (Fe-S)-binding protein, with protein sequence MFAMVVQRRILYMRLGVPAVFSRYRRKSGSKSGFTSQVLGHRKLLNDVRSGVMHLVYFYGFIVLQFGAADLVWKGLNQGVPLPLPYYNWFSLTQEMSVTLVFAAVLYGAFRRYGERLPRLKRGWKPSLVMWFIGSLMLTVLFSLAFERLAAEVRMGQNALVHGSTAAIVEAKFAPVSAPLATMLESAGVQPQSTAAHAGFELFWWLHLLVLLSFLVYVPQSKHFHLLTAPVNLWFRRSTPPGRLVPLNLEDEEAESFGAGKVEHFSQKQMLDLYACVECGRCTNVCPASSTGKLLSPMHLIVKLRDHLTEKGAAITSKSPWLPASLLHSKSREPHAHVMGAVLPAWEAESEWGTNIAPTMAAQAGAWNIKESAKPEEVELIGEVLTEEELWACTTCRNCEEQCPVGNEHVDKIIDMRRYLVLMEGRLPSDGQRALQNIERQSNPWGLPRAERAAWINDCESRTGIQVPTMQELKKQGKKADVLLWAGSMGAYDMRSRRVLYDVVRLLDHAGINFATLGLEEKSSGDTARRIGNELLFQELCRENIETLNKYGVTQIVTACPHTYNTFKNEYPDFGLSPSILVEHHTEMLSRLLEEGLLKPEHKIEERVTVHDSCYLGRYNDTYEAPRSLLRSIPGVSIEEMERSGSNGMCCGAGGGLMWMEEHSGTRINHARTAQALEVKPSVISSACPYCLTMMEDGLKALGADEKVIARDVAELLAESVFGE encoded by the coding sequence ATGTTCGCAATGGTTGTACAGCGGCGCATCTTGTATATGAGGCTTGGGGTGCCGGCGGTTTTTTCGCGGTATCGACGCAAGTCAGGCAGTAAATCCGGCTTTACCTCACAAGTGCTAGGCCATCGTAAGCTGCTGAACGATGTGAGAAGCGGCGTGATGCATTTGGTTTATTTTTATGGCTTTATTGTGCTTCAGTTTGGTGCGGCGGACTTGGTTTGGAAAGGGCTGAACCAAGGTGTACCGCTGCCGCTGCCCTATTATAATTGGTTCTCGCTGACGCAGGAGATGAGCGTTACACTCGTTTTTGCAGCTGTGCTGTACGGTGCTTTCCGGCGTTATGGGGAACGGCTCCCGCGGCTTAAGCGGGGGTGGAAACCTTCACTCGTTATGTGGTTTATTGGCTCGTTGATGCTGACTGTTTTATTCTCATTAGCATTCGAGCGATTGGCTGCGGAAGTGCGCATGGGCCAGAATGCTTTGGTGCATGGGTCCACTGCAGCCATCGTTGAGGCGAAGTTCGCACCAGTGAGCGCTCCATTGGCCACTATGCTTGAGAGTGCAGGTGTACAGCCGCAAAGCACAGCAGCCCATGCAGGGTTTGAATTGTTTTGGTGGCTGCATCTTCTGGTTCTGCTTAGCTTCCTTGTGTACGTGCCGCAATCAAAGCATTTTCATTTATTGACAGCGCCTGTGAATCTTTGGTTCAGACGCAGCACGCCTCCCGGCCGACTTGTGCCGCTTAACCTAGAGGATGAGGAAGCGGAGTCCTTTGGCGCAGGGAAGGTTGAGCATTTCTCGCAAAAACAGATGCTAGATTTGTATGCATGCGTGGAATGCGGCCGCTGTACGAATGTTTGTCCGGCATCGAGCACCGGCAAGCTGCTCTCGCCGATGCATCTTATTGTGAAGCTGAGGGATCATTTGACCGAAAAAGGCGCTGCCATAACGTCCAAGTCACCATGGCTTCCAGCCAGCCTGCTGCATTCGAAATCGCGTGAGCCTCATGCCCATGTGATGGGAGCGGTGCTTCCTGCTTGGGAAGCTGAATCCGAATGGGGCACAAACATAGCGCCAACCATGGCTGCGCAGGCTGGGGCATGGAATATAAAAGAGAGTGCTAAACCAGAGGAGGTCGAGCTGATCGGCGAGGTGTTGACCGAGGAGGAGCTTTGGGCATGTACGACCTGCCGGAATTGCGAGGAGCAATGCCCGGTTGGCAATGAGCATGTCGACAAAATTATCGATATGCGCCGTTACTTGGTGCTGATGGAAGGGAGGCTGCCGTCTGACGGGCAGCGCGCGCTGCAAAACATCGAGCGGCAAAGCAATCCTTGGGGCTTGCCGCGTGCCGAGCGGGCGGCTTGGATTAACGATTGCGAGAGCAGAACCGGCATTCAAGTGCCTACGATGCAGGAGCTGAAGAAGCAGGGCAAAAAAGCAGATGTGCTGCTCTGGGCGGGATCGATGGGTGCGTATGACATGCGAAGCCGCCGTGTTTTGTACGATGTGGTTAGGCTGCTGGATCATGCGGGAATCAACTTCGCTACGCTGGGATTGGAGGAAAAAAGCTCAGGCGATACAGCTAGACGAATCGGCAATGAACTGCTTTTCCAAGAGCTATGCCGCGAGAATATAGAAACGCTTAACAAATATGGCGTTACACAAATCGTGACCGCTTGCCCCCATACGTATAACACGTTCAAAAATGAATATCCTGACTTCGGTCTTAGTCCTAGCATCCTCGTGGAGCATCATACCGAAATGCTCTCTCGCCTGCTTGAGGAAGGTTTATTGAAGCCGGAGCATAAGATTGAGGAGCGAGTAACCGTACATGATTCTTGTTACCTCGGCCGTTACAACGATACGTATGAAGCGCCGCGCAGCCTGCTTCGCTCCATTCCAGGCGTATCGATTGAAGAGATGGAGCGCTCGGGCTCAAACGGCATGTGCTGCGGGGCGGGGGGCGGTCTCATGTGGATGGAGGAGCATTCTGGAACTCGCATCAACCATGCTCGAACCGCTCAGGCACTTGAAGTGAAACCATCGGTTATCAGCTCTGCTTGCCCCTACTGCCTAACGATGATGGAGGATGGTTTAAAGGCGCTGGGCGCGGATGAGAAGGTCATCGCACGTGATGTGGCTGAGCTGCTTGCCGAAAGTGTTTTTGGCGAATAA